One Vigna unguiculata cultivar IT97K-499-35 chromosome 7, ASM411807v1, whole genome shotgun sequence genomic region harbors:
- the LOC114190389 gene encoding coiled-coil domain-containing protein 12, translating into MGSEEDSIEQSVASRRERLLALRAAQELSSVPEPKDNDDAEEEEDQQQEMKFRNYVPHDKNLQEGKLAPAVLPKFEDPVDVPPPEPQAQEDPFLNIAPKKPNWDLRRDVQKKLDKLEKRTQKALYQLMVEQEKQKQLTEGDDTNGTAE; encoded by the exons ATGGGTAGTGAAGAGGATTCGATCGAGCAAAGCGTTGCTTCCCGTCGCGAGAGACTCCTAGCTCTCAGAGCCGCTCAGGAGTTGTCCAGTGTTCCCGAACCAAAGGACAACGACGAtgctgaagaagaagaagatcaaCAACAAGA AATGAAGTTTCGTAACTACGTTCCTCATGACAAGAACCTTCAGGAAGGGAAGCTTGCCCCGGCGGTGCTCCCAAAGTTCGAAGACCCTGTCGATGTGCCTCCACCCGAACCTCAGGCTCAGGAG gatccGTTTCTGAATATTGCTCCGAAGAAACCTAACTGGGACCTGCGGAGAGATGTGCAGAAGAAGCTTGATAAGCTGGAGAAGCGAACTCAGAAGGCTCTCTATCAACTCATGG TGGAACAAGAGAAGCAAAAGCAATTGACTGAAGGAGATGATACAAATGGCACAGCAGAGTAG